In Tenacibaculum pacificus, a single window of DNA contains:
- a CDS encoding 4Fe-4S dicluster domain-containing protein produces MAIIITDECINCGACEPECPNTAIYEGDVEWKYSEGTSLEGNIKLPNGEQVDADAEQEPVSDEFYFIAPDKCTECIGFHEEPQCAAVCPVDCCVPDDAIVETEEELLDKQKFLHN; encoded by the coding sequence ATGGCAATTATAATAACCGATGAGTGCATCAATTGTGGTGCTTGTGAGCCAGAATGTCCAAATACAGCAATCTATGAAGGTGATGTAGAATGGAAATATAGTGAAGGAACTTCATTAGAAGGAAATATAAAGTTACCAAACGGAGAACAGGTTGATGCAGACGCAGAACAAGAACCAGTATCTGATGAGTTTTACTTTATTGCACCAGACAAGTGTACAGAATGTATAGGTTTTCATGAAGAACCACAATGTGCTGCTGTTTGTCCTGTTGATTGTTGTGTACCAGATGATGCAATAGTTGAAACAGAAGAAGAGCTTTTAGATAAACAAAAGTTTTTACACAATTAA
- a CDS encoding sulfate adenylyltransferase subunit 1, which yields MNVLKIATAGSVDDGKSTLIGRILYDTKSLTDDKLEAIEEKSKQRGFDYLDFSLATDGLVAEREQGITIDVAHIYFSTPKTSFIIADTPGHIEYTRNMVTGASNSQASIVLIDARNGVVEQTYRHFFINTLLRVKDVVIAVNKMDLVDFSEEKFNEIKKEIEYLASKSAYKNQKLTFIPISALKGDNVVTGSDKMSWYKGETLLNHLETLEFDDVAEASQTRFPIQTVIRPKTEEYHDFRGYSGKIYGGDLSVGDTITVLPSGTKSKVKTIQFFDKEYSKVKRGSSITITLEDNINISRGDMLVKENEEPTVAKELNATICWMDKTPLQASSKYIIKHGVNEVQAKINTLTSIIKTDFSGKQENPSELVLNEIGEVTLKVSKPLFFDSYSKNKANGSFILIDPKTNNTAGVGFIQ from the coding sequence ATGAACGTATTAAAAATAGCAACAGCAGGAAGTGTAGATGATGGTAAAAGTACCTTAATTGGTCGTATTTTATATGATACCAAATCTTTAACAGATGATAAGCTTGAAGCAATTGAAGAAAAAAGTAAACAAAGAGGTTTTGATTACTTAGATTTTTCATTAGCAACTGATGGTTTAGTAGCTGAACGTGAACAAGGAATTACAATAGATGTTGCACATATTTATTTTTCTACACCAAAAACTAGTTTCATTATTGCTGATACACCAGGGCATATTGAGTATACTAGAAACATGGTTACAGGAGCATCTAATTCACAAGCTTCAATTGTTTTAATTGATGCTAGAAATGGTGTAGTTGAACAAACGTATCGTCACTTTTTTATCAACACTTTACTAAGAGTTAAAGATGTTGTAATTGCTGTTAATAAAATGGATTTAGTAGATTTTTCTGAAGAAAAATTTAATGAAATCAAAAAAGAAATAGAATATTTAGCAAGTAAAAGTGCTTATAAAAATCAGAAATTAACGTTTATTCCTATTTCTGCTTTAAAAGGTGATAATGTTGTAACAGGATCAGATAAAATGTCTTGGTATAAAGGTGAAACTTTATTAAATCATTTAGAGACTTTAGAATTTGATGATGTTGCCGAAGCGTCTCAAACACGTTTTCCAATACAAACAGTTATCAGACCTAAAACTGAAGAATATCACGATTTTAGAGGATATTCTGGGAAAATTTATGGAGGTGATTTATCTGTTGGAGATACTATTACAGTATTGCCATCAGGAACAAAATCAAAAGTAAAAACTATTCAGTTTTTTGATAAAGAATACTCAAAAGTAAAAAGAGGAAGCTCAATTACAATTACCTTAGAAGATAATATTAATATCAGTAGAGGTGATATGTTAGTAAAAGAAAATGAAGAACCAACAGTTGCAAAAGAATTAAACGCAACAATTTGTTGGATGGATAAAACGCCTTTACAAGCTTCATCAAAATATATTATAAAGCATGGAGTTAATGAAGTGCAAGCTAAAATTAACACATTAACTTCAATTATAAAAACTGATTTTTCTGGAAAACAAGAAAATCCATCAGAATTAGTATTGAACGAAATAGGAGAAGTTACTTTAAAAGTAAGTAAACCATTATTTTTCGATAGTTATAGTAAAAATAAAGCAAACGGTTCTTTTATATTGATCGATCCAAAAACGAATAACACAGCCGGTGTCGGTTTTATTCAATAA
- the cysD gene encoding sulfate adenylyltransferase subunit CysD — MNTDTIKVGALESEAIYIFREVVAQFEKPVLLFSGGKDSITLVRLAQKAFYPAKIPFPLMHIDTGHNFPETIEFRDRLAKELGVELIVRNVQDNIDNGKVKEETGKYASRNMLQTETLLDAIEEFGFDACIGGARRDEEKARAKERIFSVRDDFGQWDERNQRPELFDILNGRIDLGQNVRVFPISNWTELDVWSYIQKEAIEIPSIYFAHKRKTFVRDGMIWSAEDDVVYREEDEVVEERMVRFRTVGDMSCTAAVLSDAVSIDKVVSEIRVSTISERGARIDDKRSEAAMEKRKQQGYF; from the coding sequence ATGAATACAGATACAATAAAAGTAGGAGCATTAGAAAGCGAAGCTATATATATATTTAGAGAAGTTGTCGCGCAATTTGAAAAACCAGTATTATTATTTTCTGGAGGAAAAGATAGTATTACTTTAGTAAGACTTGCTCAAAAAGCATTTTATCCTGCTAAAATACCTTTTCCTTTAATGCATATTGATACAGGACATAACTTTCCTGAAACAATTGAATTTAGAGATCGTTTAGCTAAAGAATTAGGTGTTGAATTAATAGTAAGAAACGTTCAAGATAATATTGATAACGGAAAAGTTAAAGAAGAAACAGGTAAATACGCAAGTAGAAACATGTTACAAACTGAAACGTTATTAGATGCAATTGAAGAATTCGGATTTGATGCTTGTATCGGTGGTGCTCGTAGAGATGAAGAAAAAGCAAGAGCTAAAGAACGTATTTTTTCTGTAAGAGATGATTTCGGACAATGGGACGAAAGAAATCAACGTCCTGAGTTATTTGATATTTTAAATGGAAGAATTGATTTAGGTCAAAACGTACGTGTTTTCCCTATTTCAAATTGGACAGAATTAGATGTTTGGAGTTATATACAAAAAGAAGCTATTGAAATTCCTTCAATTTATTTTGCTCACAAAAGAAAAACATTTGTTCGTGATGGTATGATTTGGTCTGCTGAGGATGATGTTGTTTATCGTGAAGAAGATGAGGTTGTTGAAGAACGTATGGTTCGTTTCCGTACTGTAGGAGATATGTCTTGTACTGCAGCTGTATTATCTGACGCTGTTAGTATTGATAAAGTAGTATCGGAAATTAGAGTTTCTACCATTTCTGAAAGAGGTGCTAGAATTGATGATAAACGATCAGAAGCAGCAATGGAAAAACGTAAACAACAAGGTTATTTTTAA
- a CDS encoding phosphoadenosine phosphosulfate reductase domain-containing protein has translation MSLDTELDLEKLNKDLGKLSPKKIIEWALSIAKKAVVTTNFRPYEGAILQAVSSVKNDVEVIWCDTGYNTPQTYKHAETLIDSLGLNIQLYVPKQTVAYRNVTLGLPSIDDPKHVLFTEQVKLEPFKRAMKIHKPDVWFTNLRKGQTAFRDSIDIVSKSNDGTLKVSPFYNWSDEDLDGYLVENKIPNEFKYFDPTKVESNRECGLHI, from the coding sequence ATGAGTTTAGATACAGAGTTAGATTTAGAGAAATTAAATAAAGACTTAGGTAAATTAAGTCCTAAAAAAATTATTGAATGGGCACTTTCTATAGCAAAGAAAGCAGTTGTAACAACTAATTTTAGACCTTACGAAGGTGCTATTTTACAAGCTGTATCTTCTGTTAAAAATGATGTAGAGGTTATATGGTGTGATACAGGTTATAATACACCTCAAACATATAAACATGCTGAAACTTTAATTGACAGCTTAGGTTTAAACATTCAATTATATGTACCCAAACAAACAGTAGCATATAGAAATGTTACTTTAGGTTTGCCTAGTATTGATGATCCTAAACATGTTCTTTTTACTGAACAAGTAAAATTAGAACCGTTTAAAAGAGCAATGAAAATTCATAAACCAGATGTTTGGTTTACAAATTTAAGAAAAGGACAAACAGCTTTTAGAGATAGTATTGATATTGTGTCTAAAAGTAATGATGGAACTTTAAAAGTAAGTCCATTTTATAATTGGTCGGATGAAGATTTAGACGGTTATTTAGTGGAAAATAAAATACCTAATGAGTTTAAGTATTTTGATCCAACAAAAGTAGAAAGTAACAGAGAATGTGGTTTACATATCTAA
- a CDS encoding RrF2 family transcriptional regulator has product MLSKKTKYGIKALAYIARQEQGCKVQVATIAKEENISHKYLESILLTLKKSGFLGAKKGKGGGYYMLKEASEINMTDVIRTLEGPIAMLPCVSLNYYEKCSDCPDEDACSVHKLMIQVRDNTLQVLKNNTLADLV; this is encoded by the coding sequence ATGCTTTCTAAAAAAACAAAATATGGAATAAAAGCACTTGCTTATATAGCTAGGCAAGAGCAAGGTTGCAAAGTGCAAGTAGCTACTATTGCAAAAGAAGAAAATATTTCACATAAATATTTAGAAAGTATATTACTTACTTTAAAAAAATCAGGTTTTTTAGGTGCTAAAAAAGGTAAAGGAGGTGGTTACTATATGTTAAAAGAAGCTTCTGAAATTAATATGACTGATGTTATTAGAACTTTAGAAGGACCAATAGCAATGTTACCTTGTGTTAGTTTAAATTACTATGAGAAATGTAGTGATTGCCCTGATGAAGATGCTTGCTCTGTGCATAAATTAATGATTCAAGTAAGAGATAATACACTACAAGTCCTTAAAAATAATACACTTGCCGATTTAGTATAA
- a CDS encoding trans-sulfuration enzyme family protein — protein sequence MSKNFETQAIRTQTERSQFSEHSTPLYVTSSFVFDDAEDMRASFAEEKDKNLYSRFSNPNTTEFVDKIVTMEKAEAGYAFATGMAAVFSTFGALLSAGDHIVSCRSVFGSTHTLFTKYFPKWNIETSYFKITEVEKIEGLIQPNTKILYAETPTNPGVDIIDLELLGKIAKKHNLLLVIDNCFATPYLQNPIDFGADLVIHSATKLIDGQGRVLGGVTVGKADLIREIYLFSRNTGPAMSPFNAWVLSKSLETLSIRVEKHCENALKVAEFLEAHPKVNLVKYPFLKSHPKYEIAKKQMRLGGNIVAFEVKGGIEAGRKFLNAIKMCSLSANLGDTRTIVTHPASTTHSKLSVEDRLEVGITDGLVRCSVGLENVVDVINDLKQALEN from the coding sequence ATGAGTAAAAATTTTGAAACCCAAGCGATAAGAACCCAAACAGAACGCTCACAGTTTTCTGAACATTCTACACCTTTATATGTAACTTCTAGTTTTGTATTTGATGATGCTGAAGATATGCGTGCTTCTTTTGCTGAGGAAAAAGATAAAAATTTATACAGTCGTTTTTCTAATCCTAATACAACTGAATTTGTAGATAAAATTGTAACGATGGAAAAAGCTGAAGCAGGATATGCTTTTGCTACAGGTATGGCAGCTGTTTTTTCTACTTTCGGAGCTTTATTAAGTGCTGGAGACCATATTGTATCTTGTAGATCGGTATTTGGCTCAACACATACTTTATTTACCAAATATTTTCCGAAATGGAATATTGAAACTAGTTATTTTAAAATAACAGAAGTTGAAAAAATTGAAGGTTTAATTCAGCCAAATACAAAAATATTATATGCTGAGACTCCTACTAATCCAGGTGTAGATATTATTGATTTAGAGTTACTTGGTAAAATAGCAAAAAAACATAATTTATTATTAGTAATAGATAATTGTTTTGCTACACCATATTTACAAAATCCTATTGATTTTGGAGCAGATTTAGTAATACATTCTGCAACAAAATTAATTGATGGTCAAGGAAGAGTTTTAGGAGGTGTAACTGTTGGTAAGGCAGATTTAATCCGTGAAATTTATTTATTTTCAAGAAATACAGGTCCTGCAATGTCACCTTTTAATGCATGGGTATTATCTAAAAGTTTAGAAACATTAAGTATTCGTGTAGAAAAACATTGTGAAAATGCCTTAAAAGTTGCGGAGTTTTTAGAAGCACATCCGAAGGTTAATTTAGTGAAATATCCGTTTTTAAAATCACACCCAAAATATGAAATCGCCAAAAAACAAATGCGTTTAGGAGGTAATATTGTTGCTTTTGAAGTAAAAGGAGGTATAGAAGCTGGTCGTAAGTTTTTAAATGCTATAAAAATGTGTTCTTTATCAGCTAATTTAGGAGATACAAGAACAATAGTTACACATCCTGCATCTACAACTCATAGTAAATTAAGTGTTGAAGATAGGTTAGAAGTAGGTATTACTGATGGCTTAGTTAGGTGTTCTGTAGGTTTAGAAAATGTAGTAGATGTAATTAATGATTTAAAACAGGCTCTAGAAAATTAA
- the thrA gene encoding bifunctional aspartate kinase/homoserine dehydrogenase I, which yields MTNNLSHIKIVNFTTERGVLFNEIPLSYEVFGKELGTAPVILINHALTGNSNVANPKDGWWKDLIGKNKAIDTADYSILCFNIPGNGYDSFLIDNYKGFIARDIANIFLKGLEQLKIKELFALIGGSLGGGIAWEMAVINPKITQKLIPIATDWKSTDWLIANCQIQEQFLLNSSNPVHDARMHAMLCYRTPKSFKERFHRSKNEEQKIFNVESWLLHHSKKLQERYQLASYKLMNQLLKTIDVTKGGNNLDILEKIEADIHIIGVDSDLFFTAEENRETQKELALVHSNVTYNEINSVHGHDAFLMEYEQLEKIITPIFNPNSKKRKMKILKFGGKSLSNNGISNVISIIEEKVNNQEKIAVVVSARGNATDELENILNKSAKNIAYQEEFEAFKYEQSKLTPLVDFSSEFTRLEKLFEGVSLLGDFSEKIKDEVLAQGELLSIKTVEELLKQKGIEANATDARTLIKTDDNFGNAQPIINTSKDNVVAYFKNNKDVINIVTGFVASNSKGETTTLGRNGSNYTASLLANFLDAGELQNYTHVDGIFTANPDLVADAKKIEELSFSEANELANFGANILHAKTIVPLLEKNINLRILNTFKPEDKGTLITSKSSSKGIKSLSVLDDVALLNFEGRGLLGKVGVDARIFRALSNSGISVSIISQGSSERGIGLVINKDKAQDAVNALEQEFEGDFYTKDVNQISIVDDVSVISIVGQDLSEFHLPYNALIKNQIVPLLFNNTISGKNVCLVVKKEQLNKALNVIHGQVFGVAKKINLAIFGKGLVGGTLINQIIENTKSVLERKKIQLNIFAIAGSKKVLLNQKGIDENWVADLENSIEVSSINTIIDFAKQHHLGNLIAVDNTASGDFIENYIPLIEAGFDLVSSNKIANTVAHSFYKELRSTLEANNKSYLYETNVGAGLPLIDTIKLLHDSGENITRIRGVFSGSLSYLFNTFSADDVAFSETLQEAIDQGFTEPDPREDLCGNDVARKLLILARELDLENEFDDIIIENLIPEEFRETPSEEFLLNLKALNKTFQDKKEAQEPAHVLRYIGDLSGDLSKEKGSLEVKLVSVPTSSPLGSLKGSDAIFEIYTQSYGEQPIVIQGAGAGANVTARGVFGDILRLAKNNN from the coding sequence TTGACAAATAATTTATCTCATATAAAAATTGTAAATTTTACCACTGAGCGTGGTGTTCTTTTTAATGAAATTCCTTTAAGTTATGAGGTTTTTGGTAAAGAGTTGGGTACTGCTCCGGTAATATTAATTAATCATGCATTAACAGGTAATAGTAATGTTGCTAATCCAAAAGATGGCTGGTGGAAAGATTTAATAGGGAAAAACAAAGCTATTGATACGGCTGATTACTCTATTTTATGTTTTAATATTCCTGGAAATGGTTATGATAGTTTTTTAATAGATAATTATAAAGGTTTTATAGCTAGAGATATAGCAAATATATTTTTAAAAGGATTAGAACAGCTTAAAATAAAAGAATTATTTGCCTTAATAGGTGGTTCTTTAGGAGGTGGAATTGCTTGGGAAATGGCTGTTATAAATCCGAAAATAACACAAAAATTAATACCAATAGCTACCGATTGGAAATCTACTGATTGGTTAATAGCTAATTGTCAAATTCAAGAACAGTTTTTACTTAATTCAAGTAATCCTGTGCATGATGCACGTATGCATGCAATGCTATGTTATAGAACGCCAAAATCTTTTAAAGAGCGTTTTCATCGTTCTAAAAATGAAGAACAAAAAATATTTAACGTAGAAAGTTGGTTATTGCATCATAGTAAAAAATTACAAGAGCGTTATCAATTAGCATCTTATAAATTAATGAATCAATTATTAAAAACAATTGATGTTACTAAAGGAGGAAATAATTTAGATATTTTAGAGAAAATAGAAGCGGATATTCATATTATTGGTGTTGATTCTGATTTGTTTTTTACAGCTGAAGAAAATAGAGAAACTCAAAAAGAATTAGCATTAGTGCATTCGAATGTAACTTATAACGAGATAAATTCGGTACACGGACACGATGCTTTTTTAATGGAATATGAGCAGTTAGAAAAAATAATTACTCCTATTTTTAATCCAAATTCAAAAAAAAGAAAAATGAAAATATTAAAGTTTGGCGGAAAATCGTTATCAAATAACGGCATTAGTAATGTAATTTCTATTATTGAAGAAAAAGTAAATAATCAAGAAAAAATAGCTGTTGTAGTTTCGGCAAGAGGTAATGCTACTGATGAATTAGAGAATATATTAAATAAATCAGCAAAAAATATAGCGTATCAAGAGGAGTTTGAAGCTTTTAAATATGAGCAATCAAAATTAACACCATTAGTTGATTTTTCATCAGAATTTACTCGCTTAGAAAAACTTTTTGAAGGAGTTAGTTTATTAGGTGATTTTAGTGAAAAAATAAAAGATGAGGTTTTAGCACAAGGAGAGCTTTTATCAATAAAAACAGTAGAAGAGCTTTTAAAACAAAAAGGAATAGAAGCAAATGCTACGGATGCTAGAACGTTAATAAAAACAGATGATAATTTTGGAAATGCACAACCAATTATAAATACATCAAAAGATAATGTTGTTGCCTACTTTAAAAATAATAAAGATGTTATAAATATTGTAACAGGTTTTGTCGCTTCTAATTCAAAAGGAGAAACAACTACTTTAGGTAGAAATGGTAGTAATTATACAGCATCATTATTAGCAAATTTTTTAGATGCAGGTGAATTACAAAATTATACACATGTTGATGGTATTTTTACAGCAAATCCTGATTTAGTTGCTGATGCAAAAAAAATAGAAGAACTATCTTTTTCTGAAGCTAATGAGTTAGCTAATTTTGGAGCTAATATTTTACATGCAAAAACAATTGTACCGTTATTAGAAAAGAATATTAATTTACGTATTTTAAACACTTTTAAACCTGAAGATAAAGGAACTTTAATAACATCTAAATCAAGTTCAAAAGGGATAAAATCATTATCTGTTTTAGATGATGTAGCTTTATTAAACTTTGAAGGTAGAGGTTTATTAGGTAAAGTAGGAGTAGATGCACGTATTTTTAGAGCTTTAAGTAATAGTGGAATTAGTGTAAGTATTATTTCGCAAGGTTCATCAGAAAGAGGTATTGGTTTGGTTATCAATAAAGATAAAGCTCAAGATGCTGTTAACGCATTAGAGCAAGAATTTGAAGGTGATTTTTATACAAAAGATGTAAATCAAATATCGATTGTTGATGATGTTTCTGTTATATCAATTGTTGGTCAAGATTTAAGTGAATTTCATTTACCATATAATGCTTTAATTAAAAATCAGATAGTTCCTTTATTGTTTAATAATACTATTTCTGGTAAAAATGTATGTTTAGTTGTAAAAAAAGAACAACTAAATAAAGCATTAAATGTAATTCACGGGCAAGTTTTTGGAGTTGCTAAAAAAATAAATTTAGCTATTTTTGGTAAAGGTTTAGTTGGTGGTACATTAATTAATCAGATTATAGAAAACACTAAATCTGTATTAGAAAGAAAGAAAATACAGTTAAATATTTTTGCAATAGCAGGTTCTAAAAAGGTTTTATTAAATCAGAAAGGAATTGATGAAAATTGGGTAGCAGATTTAGAAAATAGTATAGAAGTATCATCTATAAATACTATTATCGATTTTGCAAAACAGCATCATTTAGGAAACTTAATAGCTGTTGATAATACCGCTAGTGGAGATTTTATTGAAAATTATATTCCTTTAATTGAAGCAGGTTTCGATTTAGTATCTTCAAATAAAATAGCAAATACAGTAGCGCATAGTTTTTATAAAGAATTAAGAAGCACTTTAGAGGCAAATAATAAATCATACTTATACGAAACAAATGTAGGAGCAGGTTTACCGTTAATTGATACGATTAAATTATTACATGATTCAGGTGAAAATATTACTCGAATTAGAGGTGTTTTTTCAGGGTCGTTAAGTTATTTATTTAATACTTTTTCTGCGGATGATGTAGCCTTTTCTGAAACGCTTCAAGAAGCAATTGACCAAGGATTTACTGAGCCAGACCCTAGAGAAGATTTATGCGGAAATGATGTTGCTAGAAAATTATTGATTTTAGCAAGAGAATTAGATTTAGAAAATGAATTTGATGATATTATTATCGAAAATTTAATTCCAGAAGAATTTAGAGAAACTCCATCTGAAGAATTTTTATTAAATTTAAAAGCCTTAAATAAAACTTTTCAAGATAAAAAAGAAGCTCAAGAACCAGCGCATGTATTGCGTTATATTGGTGATTTGTCAGGAGATTTATCTAAAGAAAAAGGAAGTTTAGAGGTGAAATTAGTTTCTGTTCCAACAAGTTCTCCATTAGGAAGTTTAAAAGGTTCAGATGCTATTTTTGAAATATATACACAGTCTTATGGAGAACAACCAATTGTTATTCAGGGGGCTGGTGCAGGAGCAAATGTAACAGCAAGAGGAGTTTTTGGTGATATTTTAAGATTAGCAAAAAATAACAATTAG
- a CDS encoding O-acetylhomoserine aminocarboxypropyltransferase/cysteine synthase family protein, with product MSTQTQKFATNALHAGHDVKQTGGTRAVPIYQTTSYVFTDSDHAANLFSLKELGFIYTRLNNPTNQILQERLASLEGGTGAVVFASGTAAISTGLLTLLKAGDHIVASSSLYGGTYNLLNVTLPRLGITTTFVDASNPDNFGKAVQENTRAFFVESLGNPKLDVLDLKEISAHAKKAEVPFIVDNTVATPALLNPIEHGANIVIHSLTKYIGGQGNSLGGAIIDAGTFNWANGKFPEFTEPSAGYHGLVYNDVLGAASYTFKLILEGLRDFGGALSPTNAFNIIQGLETLNIRIKKHSENALDLANWLEAQSEVTWVNYPGLESSKYKTLADEYLPKGQSGIVTFGVKGGYEAAKKIADNTKLFSLLANIGDTKSLIIHPASTTHQQLSEEAQQSAGVTNDLIRLSVGLEDIEDLKTDLKVSFSNI from the coding sequence ATGAGTACACAAACACAAAAATTTGCAACTAATGCGTTGCATGCAGGACACGATGTAAAACAAACAGGAGGTACAAGAGCTGTTCCTATTTATCAAACAACATCGTATGTTTTTACTGATTCCGATCATGCAGCAAACCTTTTTTCATTAAAAGAATTAGGTTTTATTTACACACGATTAAATAACCCAACTAATCAAATTTTACAAGAACGTTTAGCTAGTTTAGAAGGCGGAACAGGAGCTGTTGTTTTTGCATCAGGTACAGCAGCTATATCTACAGGGTTACTTACGTTATTAAAAGCAGGAGATCATATAGTTGCATCAAGTAGTTTATATGGTGGAACTTATAATTTATTAAATGTTACTTTACCTAGATTAGGTATTACAACTACTTTTGTTGATGCTTCTAATCCTGATAATTTTGGAAAAGCAGTACAAGAAAATACCAGAGCTTTTTTTGTAGAGTCATTAGGAAACCCTAAATTAGATGTATTAGACTTAAAAGAAATATCAGCACACGCTAAAAAGGCAGAAGTTCCTTTTATTGTAGATAATACTGTTGCTACACCAGCTTTATTAAATCCAATAGAACATGGTGCAAACATTGTAATTCATTCGTTAACTAAATATATTGGTGGTCAAGGAAATTCATTAGGTGGAGCAATTATTGATGCAGGAACTTTTAATTGGGCTAATGGTAAATTCCCTGAATTTACTGAGCCATCTGCAGGATATCATGGTTTAGTGTATAATGATGTTTTAGGAGCTGCTTCTTATACTTTTAAATTAATTTTAGAAGGATTACGCGATTTTGGGGGTGCTTTAAGTCCTACAAATGCGTTTAATATTATTCAAGGATTAGAAACCTTAAACATCAGAATAAAAAAACACAGTGAAAATGCTTTGGATTTAGCGAATTGGTTAGAAGCACAAAGCGAAGTAACTTGGGTTAATTATCCAGGTTTAGAAAGTAGTAAATATAAAACTTTAGCTGATGAATATTTACCAAAAGGACAAAGTGGTATTGTAACATTTGGTGTAAAAGGAGGTTATGAAGCTGCTAAGAAAATAGCAGATAATACAAAGCTTTTTTCATTATTAGCAAATATTGGAGATACAAAATCTTTAATTATTCATCCAGCAAGTACAACACATCAACAGTTAAGCGAAGAAGCACAACAAAGTGCTGGTGTTACTAATGACTTAATTCGTTTATCAGTAGGATTAGAAGATATAGAAGACTTAAAAACAGATTTAAAAGTATCTTTTTCAAACATATAA
- the hutI gene encoding imidazolonepropionase, which translates to MKTLFINIKELIQVRETSIKKVSGAEMNILPTIKNAFLLIKDNQIINFGKTEDLQAVDFDEKIDCTGKMILPTWCDSHTHIVYAGNREQEFVDRINGLTYEEIANNGGGILNSAKKLQETSEEDLYAQSSVRLEEIIKLGTGAVEIKSGYGLTVETELKMLRVIKKLKENYNLPIKATFLGAHAFPKEYKDNKNGYIDLIINEMLPKISEENLADFIDAFCETGYFSVEDTDRILEAGKKHGLRAKVHVNQFTTIGGVQVSVKHDALSVDHLEIMNTDDINALKGTNTMPVALPSCSYFLSIPYTPARKIIEAGLPLALATDFNPGSTPSGNMNFVVATACIKMKMTPEEAINAATINGAYAMDLSEEVGSITKGKKANFIITKEILSYGAIPYNFGSLLIDTVFINGKAI; encoded by the coding sequence ATGAAAACGTTATTCATAAATATCAAAGAATTAATTCAGGTTAGAGAAACTAGTATCAAAAAAGTTTCAGGAGCAGAAATGAATATTTTACCTACTATAAAAAATGCGTTTCTTTTAATTAAGGATAATCAAATTATTAATTTTGGTAAAACTGAAGATTTACAAGCAGTTGATTTTGATGAAAAAATAGATTGTACAGGTAAAATGATACTACCTACTTGGTGCGATTCTCATACGCATATTGTGTATGCAGGAAATCGTGAACAAGAATTTGTTGATAGAATTAATGGTTTAACTTATGAAGAAATTGCCAATAATGGTGGCGGAATTTTAAATTCAGCAAAAAAATTACAAGAAACATCAGAAGAAGATTTATATGCGCAATCGAGTGTTCGTTTAGAGGAAATTATAAAACTTGGTACAGGAGCTGTTGAAATTAAATCGGGTTATGGTTTAACTGTTGAAACAGAGTTAAAAATGCTACGTGTTATTAAAAAACTAAAAGAAAATTATAATCTTCCTATTAAAGCAACTTTTTTAGGTGCACACGCTTTTCCTAAGGAATATAAAGATAATAAAAACGGTTATATCGATTTAATTATCAATGAAATGTTGCCTAAAATATCCGAAGAAAATTTAGCTGATTTTATTGATGCTTTTTGTGAAACTGGTTATTTTTCAGTAGAAGATACCGACCGAATTTTAGAAGCTGGTAAAAAACACGGCTTAAGAGCTAAAGTACACGTAAATCAATTTACAACTATTGGCGGAGTTCAAGTTAGTGTAAAACATGATGCTTTATCTGTTGACCATTTAGAAATTATGAATACTGATGATATTAATGCGTTAAAAGGCACAAATACGATGCCTGTTGCTTTGCCATCTTGTTCTTATTTTTTAAGTATTCCTTATACTCCTGCTCGTAAAATTATTGAAGCTGGATTACCTTTAGCCTTGGCAACCGATTTTAATCCAGGCTCTACACCTTCTGGAAACATGAATTTTGTAGTTGCAACGGCTTGTATCAAAATGAAAATGACTCCTGAAGAAGCTATAAATGCAGCAACTATAAACGGTGCTTATGCAATGGATTTATCCGAAGAAGTTGGAAGTATTACCAAAGGAAAAAAGGCTAATTTCATAATCACAAAAGAAATTTTAAGTTATGGTGCAATTCCTTATAATTTTGGTTCTTTATTAATTGACACTGTTTTTATTAACGGAAAAGCTATTTAA